aattatatatttatatataagtaaagttatactttaaatatattatagttataatataatataactaataagtaatttattatattatataaataaaaataatttattttatactttttatttaatataataatacttcttttttttataaactaatttttttattttttatttaaatatataatatcttaatttaaattatttttaCCTTAACTTAGAATTTATATAACCTTTTAATAAAtctcttttaatatataacttaatttattttatttatttatttaattaacttatttattaattatatttttaattctttttcttttaacttattttatttattatcttatttttatttttttacctccttttaatttatatcttttttatttttacttattattctttttattttatatctctttttattttttctttttcttattttatttatttatttttcttttttattttatatattttattttaaattctttttattatattatattttcttttttttaattacttctttctataatatatatattatataaatataataaataagtatattattttatttttcttttattttataaaaaataactAAACCctttatagcttatatataacctttaatatattttgttttattatattttttaaagaagtttatataattaagatataactaatttaatatataaataaaccttcttatatatattaacttaatttaaattcttttaaaaataataataaataaaccttataatattataataagtaatatttattttatacttaatataaaataactcttttttatttatataatatattttcttaattatttatttattttatttattatatttattaatattcttttaattataatagcttttagtttttcttttaaaattaatatatttatatttatatttatttaattttcttattttctactatataataattctttttttaacttataatttaatatttaaatataatattaatttattattttcttttttacttatattcttttaaatattaatatataacttaataaattatactTAAAATTAGATTTAAGCTTAAACTTTAAGTTAGACTTTGGGTCGGACTTAGGGTCAGACTTTGGGTCAGACTTAGGGTCAGACTTTGGGTCAGACTTAGGGTCAGACTTTGGGTCGGACTTAGGGTCAGACTTAGGGTCAGGCTCAAGGTCAGGCTTAAGGTCAAGGCTCAAGGTCAGgctcaaggtcaaggttaAGGTCAGGCTCAAGGTCAGgctcaaggtcaagcttAAGGTTAAGGTTTAATATAAGGTTAAGgtttaagtatatataaataataaaattaaattaaaatttaaatctttttaattttaattttaaattaattcttttttaattttcttttattttatttttcttatatatatctctttatataacttctagctatctctttatatagcttctagctatctcttttatatatcttctAGCTATCTCTTTTATATAGCTTCTAGCTATCTCTTTTATATAGCTTCTAGCTATCTCTTTTATATAGCTTCTAGCTATctcttttatctcttttatctcttttatACCTGATTTTCTACTCCTTCTTTAAAAAGTAGATTTCCTTCTTTTATCTTACCTCTCTTATCTTGCCTAGAAAGCTCATCTTTTAAGCTATAAGATCGGTTTTTCCTGTATTTTACAGCTGATTTTCCCCTCTTTATCCTTATAATGGCCTCCTATAGCTGCCCTACCTGTGACGGTAGCTATAAGGATATTCTAGAGCATATCCGCAAAAAACACCCCACCGAAGCCTATACAGATCAGCAGCTACAACCTCTGAATCTAGCTAGGTGCCCACACTCCTCAACAGCTTGCCAAGGAGCCCAGGGCATCAAGGCTCATAGTGCTAAAATCCATGGAATAAGAGGGACTTCAAATATCTCTACTCTTCCTAGGATAAGGACCTATCCAGCCACTAGGGCCCAatatcagcctcatccaTCTACAATAGCCTTAGCTAAAGAGCTAGCTGCtagaaggaaaaggccaGCTAAAACCCCTTCCCCAGAGACAGCAAGACCTTCACAGAGGCAAAGGCAGCAGCCTTCCAGCCCTAGCCCCCAACCTCTCCTAAGCTCTCAGTCTCCTAGCCCACCCCAAAGCAGCCTCTTTCCAGAAGACCAATCTAGGTTATTTTCCCCAGACCTTCCTGAAATCCCTATCTTTCCTATagcagaaagagaaagaCCTAGGCAAGAGACTGCTTTTCAGGCTATTATTCCCCCTTCTAGTCCTATAGAAGAGGATTCTATTCAGTCTCCAGCTAGGTCTATATCACATATCTCACAGACCCAAGCCGGACCTATCCCCCAGACCCCAGCTAGACCTATTCCTCAGGCTACAGCTAGGGTTTCTTCAAGGTCATCTCAAAGGTCCTCCTCAAGGTCACCTCAAAGGTCCCCCTCAAggtcttcttcaagatcttcttccaagTCCTCTTACAGATCTATATCGCAAGGATTTGAAGATATCTTATTAGACTTAGAGACGCCCCCTTCCTCTCCCCCAGAccttcagcagcaacaccaagagGCTATAGCACCAATCTTAGCTAAGGGATCTATACAGAAGCTTCTAGCCTATGCAAAAATCCCCATAGTAGAGAAAAAGCTACAAGCTAGACAAGCAGCTATTTTCAAGATAGCTGCTCAAAAAGCCGCTGAGGCCTTTATGAAGAGACCTACTGAGAAAAACCTCTTATACTTCCTTATCCTCCCTAGAATCTTAGGTCTTGGAATCCAGAAAGGAGATTTATCTACCTATCTCCGAGCCTATCCTTCTAATATCCCTTCCCTAGAGACCCTGGAAAGCCTCCTACAAAGCCCAGCTCAAAGTACTTCCTTTTCCCCTTCTCAAGGAAGAAAAACAGCCCCTAGCCCAGCTAAGAGGGCAGCTAAGATGCTAGAGAGAGGCTTCCTAGGACGGGCTTCTCGAGCTCTCATAGACCCTACCCCTATAGCTGCTGATTCAGCTGAAAACAGGGCTATTTTACTCGAAAAACACCCAATAGGCTCAAAGGACCCCTTTTCAAGAAAGACTTGCCCAAGACCTGGCCAACCTATCACAGAGGAAGCTATCCTTGCCTCTATAGCTACTAtaggaaaagaaaaagcccCCGGCCTTAGTGGCTGGACTAGGCCACTTCTAAACCTAGTATCTAAGGCAGATTCCCCAGTTATAGCCTTCCTAAGGCTACTAGCTGATATGATAAGGCAAGGAACAGCCCCAGGGGCAGACCTATTATGTGCAAGCCGCCTTATCGGCCTAGAGAAGCCAGATGGAGGTATTAGACCTATTGCTATGGGAGATCTTATCTATAAGGTAGCTATGAAAGCTATCTTAAAGACCTCCTTTAGCTCCTCTATGCTATTGCCCTTCCAGCTAGGCGTTAGCAGCCCAGGAGGAGTAGAACCAGCTATCTTCCTTCTGGAGGAAGCTATAGCTGGCCCAAATAAGGCTGATTTCCAATATATCACCTCAGTTGACCTCCACAACGCCTTTAACAGCGGGGCTAGACCCTCTATAGCATCCTCAGTGGCCTCCTTTGCCCCTACCTTCTATAGGGCCCCAACCTGGGCTTATAATAACCCCTCACTGCTAGTCCTTCCAGATGGTTCAACCATAGCCTCTTCTAAAGGGGTTAGGCAAGGAGACCCAATAGGACCActtctcttttccctctCTTTTAGACCTACTCTAGAGGAATTAGCTAGAAAGCTTCCAGGGGCAACCCTAGTTGCTTATCTAGATGACCTTTATATCTTATCTAAAGACCAAGGATCTCTAGATATAGCTAGAGAGGTACTAGAGAAATCACCTTATAAGCTTAACCTAGCTAAAAGCAAGGAAATAGCTATTAAGGACCTTAAAGACCATGGTCTCAAGACCTTGGGTACTTATATAGGTCCCCTAGAAGGCAGAAGGGCTTTTCTGGAAGAAAAGCTAGATACCTTACAGCAGGCTATAGCTGCTCTTCAAGACCTGCCTAAGCAACactcccttcttctcctaCGAGGCAGTATCCACCTCCTTCTACGGCACCTCCTCCGGCAACTTAACCCAGAAGGTCTATCTGACCTATGGGAAAAAGCCGATATCCTTATTAAGGAAGCTATTATGACCTTAGTAGCTAGGAGCCCAGCTGAGCGTCCTAAAGAGCCTGATCCCTATCTCTTATCCCTTCCTGTAAGGGAAGGAGGTCTAGGGCTTCCTCTGCATAAGGAATTAGCCCAAGGCCTATATCAGGCTGCTAAGGAaacagccaagaagatccttACAGGTATCACTAGCTTTTTTACCTCTTACCCCTCTCTATCTACCTTAGAAGCCCAAAACCCTAGTCAAGACCAAGGGAAATCAGCTAAAGAGGTTTTTAAAGAGTTAAACGAGGCTAAGCTAGAAACCTTCCTCCAAGACCTCCCCATATCCTATAAGCAAGCCAGGCTAGAGAATGCTAGCTATCTAGGCCGCAAGTGGCTTAGAGTCTTACCTACACAGAAACCCCACTCTTTTACAGACTCTGAGACCACTGAAGCCCTTAGAAGCAGACTTTTCTATCCTATTAAGCCTCTAGACCTGCCCTGTAGTGCCTGTGGTGCTATAGCTAGCCTAGGTCATGAGGATACTTGCAAGGGAGCTAGCAGAAGGTGGATTGCAAGGCATAACGCTGTTAATAGGGCCTTTGTAAAAGCCCTAGGCAGCCGGCCTGACCTTGAGGTCGAGATCGAACCCCTAGTCCAGCAAGACTCCTCCCTCCGGGCTGACTTTGCAGTTACTATTGGAAATAGCCGCTACTTCTATGATATCCAAATCATAGCTATCTCCAAGGACTCTGCAAAGGAGGACCCCTATAGCACCTTGAAGGAAGCTGCTAGTGAGAAAAGGCGGAAATATCAGTCTCTTGGAGCCTTCTTCCACCCTCTTATCTTCTCAGCAGGCGGCCTTATGGATCAGGAGACCTCACAGACCTATAAGAAGCTCCAAGAGCTCTTAGGTCCCTTTGCAGCCTCACAGCTAGACTCAACTATCGGCCTTACCTTGACTAAGACTAGGGCTATCTCAGCTGCCTCTATAGCTCGAGATCTACCTAGGAGAACACACTCCTAGATGCCGACCTATCTTTCTTCTTAACCTATCTTCCTTCTTAACTTATCTCTTTTTCCTATTTCTCCTTTACCTCTATCTCTCTTTCACCTTTATCTCTTTCTTATCCCTATCTCTTTCCTATCTCTATTTCTTCCTTATCTCTATCTCTTTCctatttatatcttacttatattCCTATCTATCCTtctaatatttatagctCTTTTAcctctttttatctctttatctttatttcttattatctCTCTTATCTCTTTCTTATCTCCTTTATATATCTCTCCTTTATACTCTTTATAAatccttatataaatagcacTCGAGCAAGATAGCTTTCCATAGCCTAATataaccctatcctaaccctaagAGCTTGAAGGAATACGAGAGGGTCATTGGCCCATTCGCCAGCAGCCTTAATTCATTTGTGCCCACTATGATCGTCGAGGGCTCTTTATTGCACTGGGGTATGGGTCAGTAATTAGAGGAGAGAActaataagtaatttattatattatataaataaaaataatttattttatactttttatttaatataataatacttcttttttttataaactaatttttttattttttatttaaatatataatatcttaatttaaattatttttaCCTTAACTTAGAATTTATATGACCTTTTAATAGAtct
The window above is part of the Fusarium oxysporum f. sp. lycopersici 4287 chromosome 8, whole genome shotgun sequence genome. Proteins encoded here:
- a CDS encoding hypothetical protein (At least one base has a quality score < 10); its protein translation is MTLVARSPAERPKEPDPYLLSLPVREGGLGLPLHKELAQGLYQAAKETAKKILTGITSFFTSYPSLSTLEAQNPSQDQGKSAKEVFKELNEAKLETFLQDLPISYKQARLENASYLGRKWLRVLPTQKPHSFTDSETTEALRSRLFYPIKPLDLPCSACGAIASLGHEDTCKGASRRWIARHNAVNRAFVKALGSRPDLEVEIEPLVQQDSSLRADFAVTIGNSRYFYDIQIIAISKDSAKEDPYSTLKEAASEKRRKYQSLGAFFHPLIFSAGGLMDQETSQTYKKLQELLGPFAASQLDSTIGLTLTKTRAISAASIARDLPRRTHS